The genomic window ACCAGCGCCCGGTGCAGGACGGCGACCAGCTCGGCGCGGGTGACGATCCCGGCCAGCCGCCCCTCGCGGTCGACCACCGGAAGGTGCCGCAGGCCGCGGTCGGCCATGAGCCCGACCAGCTCCGAGACCGGGGTGTCCACGCCGACCGTGGTGACCGGGCTGCTCATGACCTCCGCGACCGGGTCGAACGCCACGACGTCGAGGTTGAACAGGTCGTGCACGGTGACGATGCCGACCACCTCGCGGTCGGGCGTGACGACCGGCAGCGCCTTCACCGCGTGCTGGTTCATCAGCATCCGCGCCCGGTAGAGCGTCTCCTGCGGCTGCACGGTGCGGACGTCGCGCTCCATCAGCGCGCCCACCCGCAGCTGCCCGAGCCGGCGGTCCAGGGCGTGCGCCTCGGCGTCGCGGACCAGCGCCAGCACGTCGCCGGGCAGCACGTCGAGGCCGCGGTCCAGCCGCTGCATCGCCGCCGTGACGTCCTCGGCCTGCAGCCCGACCCGCTCGGTGGGGGGCGCGTCGGGCCCGCTCCGCGGCGGCTCGGGGACGTGCGGATAGGGGCGGCCGGTCAGGTTGTTGACCAGCGCCGCGACCAGCAGCAGCACGACGGTGTCGACGCCGACCGGCCACAGCGCGAACGCCCAGCCGTGGTCGGCGACCGCCGCCCCGCCGACGGCGGTGAACAGCGCGCAGGCGCCGCCGGGTGGGTGCACGCAGCGCAGCACCATCATCAGCGGGATCGCGACCCCGACGGCGACCGCGGCGGCCAGCGTGACGTCGTCGAGGAGCTTGCCGGCCGCGACGCCGACCAGCGTGGACACGGTGTTGCCCGCCAGCACGGGGTAGGGCTGGGCCAGCGGGCTGGCCGGGGCGGCGAACAGCAGCACCGCGGTGGCGCCCATCGGCGCGACGATCCACGGCAGCCCCGCCGGCCCGCCGGGGACCGCGTGCGCGGTGACCGCGGCCAGCGCGATGCCGGCCAGGGCGCCCAGCCCGCCGCGCAGCACCTCCGAGCGGCGGTAGCCCACCGGCCCGGGCCGCAGCCCGGCCCTCCACGCCCTGACGTCCGCGCGCACCCCGCTCCCCTCCCGCGGGCCCCGCTGCCCCGCGCGGGCGCAGACAGTACGTCGTCGCGAGCCCTGGTGGGGGCTCCCGGTCAGGACCCGCCGAGGGTCCGGGCCACCACCGGGACCAGCGCGGCGAAGGCCTGGCCGCGGTGGCTGCGCGCGTC from Geodermatophilus normandii includes these protein-coding regions:
- a CDS encoding HPP family protein, which produces MRADVRAWRAGLRPGPVGYRRSEVLRGGLGALAGIALAAVTAHAVPGGPAGLPWIVAPMGATAVLLFAAPASPLAQPYPVLAGNTVSTLVGVAAGKLLDDVTLAAAVAVGVAIPLMMVLRCVHPPGGACALFTAVGGAAVADHGWAFALWPVGVDTVVLLLVAALVNNLTGRPYPHVPEPPRSGPDAPPTERVGLQAEDVTAAMQRLDRGLDVLPGDVLALVRDAEAHALDRRLGQLRVGALMERDVRTVQPQETLYRARMLMNQHAVKALPVVTPDREVVGIVTVHDLFNLDVVAFDPVAEVMSSPVTTVGVDTPVSELVGLMADRGLRHLPVVDREGRLAGIVTRAELVAVLHRALVGS